In Rutidosis leptorrhynchoides isolate AG116_Rl617_1_P2 chromosome 6, CSIRO_AGI_Rlap_v1, whole genome shotgun sequence, the DNA window GAGGAAACAGCCATCTTCCAATCGTTGAGGTCTCTGCTGCCTTTTGTTTCATTTTTTTCGTGATATATAATCTGTTAAATATGAAGATTTTATTCTAATGTTAGAGGTCTAGGTCTTGACGACAAAAATAAATTCAATTGGTTTAAACGGGTTTATGATAATCAAAGGCCAAATGTAATTGCCCTTCAGGAAACAAAAGCCGAAAAGATTTCGGAATTTTGAGTGGAAAAGGTTTGGGGTAGCTGTGACTATAAATATGCTTTTAAAAAATCAAAAGGTAACTCGGGAGGGATTATTACGATTTGGGATCCTAATCTTTTTCTTGCTAACTGTGTTGTTGAGCGTGATTCCTTTATTGTGATAAAAGGATTTTGAAAAGATGTAGGTACCGAGATCATTCTTGTGAACATTTATGGCCCTCAATCTGATTCAGAAAAAAGAAAAATGTGGAACGACCTTAATGACATCCTGAAATATGATGGAGCTATGTGGGCTCTTTTTGGTGATTTTAATGAAgttaggttttcctcagaaaggAAAAATACGGAATTTTGCGAGAGACGTGCtaaacttttcaacgatttcatcaAGGACAACTCATTGCTCGATTTACCTCTAGGTGGAAGAACGTACACTCAAATTAGTGATAACGGTAAAAAATTTAGCAAACTTGATAGATATTTTGTCTCGGAAAACCTCATTCTTCAGTGGCCGAATTTAAACGTTTTGGTTTTGGATTAAAAAAAAAACACGGATCATTGTCTGCTTATCCTGAGAGACGGAGACATTGATTTTGGACCTAAACCGGAGAAAGTTTTCGATGAATGGTTAATGCACGAAGATTCTTTTGACATCATCAAAACAACTTGGAATAAAAGTACAAATAACTCCAAACCCGATTGCATTTTTCGTGATAAACGAGAGTTAGTCAAGCAAGAACTTAAAAGGTGGTATTCGACTTCACATGGTAAATTGAAAACGGATATAGAAGAGTTGACATGTGTGGTTAATGATTGGGAAAAGAAAGCCGAAACATCCGATCTAAATGATGAGGAATACAACAAATGGATGAAAGATAAGGAAAATCTCCTCCCAAAAGAGAAATCACAATTAGAAATGCTTAAACAAAAATCAAGATTCAAATGGGCCTTAGAAGGAGACGAAAATAGCAAATTCTTCCATTCATACATTCGGCGGAGGAATTAGAAAAATAATATTCAAGGCGTCAACATTGGTGGGGTATGGAATTCTAATCCCGTAATTATCAAAAATGAAACTTTTTCTTTTTTTCAGGGACTTTTCAAGAAGAACACTTCGGAATCATGGATGCTTAATAATTGGGACGGGCCAAAAATAGATGCACCCTCGGTCGTAGCTTTGGAGGCCCCCTTTACTGAGACCGAAGTCCTTGATGCAATTAAGAGTTGTGGTAGAAATAAGGCGCCGGGTCCGGATGGTTTTAATATCATGTTTTATATCAAATTCTGGGACATAATCAAAGATGATCTTCTTAATGCACTTAAGTGGTTCTGGGAAACGGGATTCATCTCCAACAGGTGCAACGCCTCCTTCATCACACTTATCCCAAAGGTCAATGATCCTCTCAATTTCTCTAACTATAGACCTATTAGTCTCATCGGGAGCTACTACAAAATTCTTTCCAAATTACTTGCAAACCGAATTCGAAAAATAATCCCGAGACTAATAGGTGATGACCAAAGCGCCTTTATTTCTAATAGATATATACTTGATGGTGTCTTAATTGCTCTCGAATCTTTAGAAGATCTTAAATCTAGAAATCAAAAGAGTTTTATTTTTAAAGTCGATTTTGAAAATGCTTTTGATTGTCTAGATTGGGATTTTATTAGCTCCATAATGTCTTCAATGGGTTTTGGGTCTAAATGGGTCAAATGAATTTTGTCATGTCTTAATTCTACATCTATCTCCGTTTTAATCAATGGTTCACTCACCGATCAATTCTTCCCCAAAAGAGGTGTAAGGCAAGGGGACCCTCTATCCCCTTTTCTTTTCATCATTGCGGGCGAAGGATTAAACTAACTTTTGAAAATTGCAACTAACAAAAAGCTAATTAATGGTGTTGAGATTGGAAATGATAAAGTTGTTGTGTCAcatcttcaatatgcggatgacactatTATTTTTGGAAAATCGAACAAAATCAAGGTTAGAAATATCTTGAAAATTCTTAAATGTTTCGAGGATCTATCGGGCCTTAAAATTAATCTCAATAAAAGTAGTGTTTATGGTATTTGAACGACTAACTCCGAACTTAGTAGCTTAGCTTCGTGGTTCAATTGCAAAGAAGGATCTTTTCCCTTTAATTACCTAGGGCTTCCAATTGGGGCACACATATATTCGTTTAATACTTGGTCACCTACTCTTGAAAAGTTTGAAAAACGTTTATCGGATTGGAAAGCTAAATCTATCTCTTTTGGAGGCCGACTCACTTTAATTAAAGCGGTGTTAACTAGCCTCCCCCTTTACTATTTCTCACTTTTCAAAGCCCCGGTAAGTGTGATTAAAGCAGTAGAAGGGTTACatcgagattttttttttttggggctcTCATGATGAAAGAAAAAATGGCATGGGTTAAATGGGACCAAATACTTTTACCCTACGAATTTGGTGGATTAAATGTttgctccttaaaaattaaaaacctTGCACTCCTAaccaaatggtggtggagattccttgtaacgacccaacctcgATTACCGAAACACgacacatttttttttaaaaaaaaacaaagtgGACTGGCTAGGGAAAATGCGCGGTGCGCGTAGGGTTGCACGGCGTGCAGTAATGCGTGAAACCAGGTCAGCAATAAAACCAGAGGCCAGGCATCTGCACTCCCCCATTTGCGCGGCGTGCTCCAGAATGCGCAGCGCGCTTTAGTACACGAAAGATGTTGTTTGCCAGTATCACATATAAAAGCCAAAACTTCCAAAACCGAGTTCTTACATCATTACTTCGATTGCGACcaaatataatttacataattccaAGGATTAGAGTTTACAAAAAGGGGTACGATGACCCGTAATCACCAATATGTTTTCGACCCACTAGTTTAATTACCAAACAaaagacgagcatggtgtttggggttaaactacctaaaACCTAGGTCGAATCACCAAAAGCCTCCACTATCATAACAAGGTAGGAAGTCTCTAATCCAAACGGATACCCTTTCCTTTgttcacgccggagcctaaaaggtaaacaacgagaaggtaagcaAAACGCctggtgaatgcaataattatacacatacatatataacctacttacttgcaatcacttacacaattacctcatacacgctggcattttaattagcataccatcgcaaagtataacgctaaaatctccattttcacaagctagcacaaacaatagcatataatccgaacaatataatatgctacactacaacacacaaccatggttaaccaatcgtacaagggaatggtgcgcgcgaaagaccgtcggtgttcacaacaaccgttagagtacttaacgcgtcgtacactaaccccacgggtggcatcttaacacgtcgatacttcaccccgggtggtgtcttaacacgtcgacacttcacccgtgatatttcttggagtggcatcttaacacgtcgatacttcaccccgggtggtgtcttaacacgtcaacacttcacCCTTCATAATTTTCGGAGTGGTGTCTTTGCACGCCGACACTTCACTCTCCACGTGAAATGTGgtttcttaacacgtcgacacttcacatctcacgctacacaaataaatacattatatacctatgctataattattccactcaccttaaagccttttgtgaaagataaccgagcttgcaaccttcaatgtaacgtacctattacattatgtagttgtagtgacccgaacttttccatgtttatatatattaattgagattgatatttacatgactaaatgtttccaacgtgttaagcaatcaaacttgttaagacttgattaaatgaaataagtttcatatagacaattgatcacccaagttgaccggcgattcacgaacgttacaaatttgtaaaaactacatgttgtggtatatatagacatatatatatggttgacatgagattatgatgagtaagtatctcactaagtatattaacaatgtgtgatatacataagaaatgagattactaagttaagaaactcgaaatgatatatataacaattatcgttatgataacgtctactaaatacatatgtatcatattaagatattgatacactatatttaacatgataaaatgatatttaaatatatcattaagtgtgttaacaatgaactacatatgtaaaaacaagactactaacttaatgatttcgaaacgagacatatatgtaacgattatcgttgtaacgacatttaaatgtatgtatatatatatatatatatatatatatatatatatatatatatatatatatatatatatatatatatatcatattaagatatattaatatatcataatattatgataatataataatttaacatctcattagatataataaacattgggttaacaacatttaacaagatcgttaacttaaaggtttcaaatcaacatttacatgtaacgactaacgatgacttaacgactcagttaaaatgtatatacatgtagtgttttaatatgtattcatacacttttgaaatacttcaagacacttatcaaaatacttctacttaacaaaaatgcttacaattacatcctcgttcagtttcatcaacaattctactcgtatgcacccgtattcgtacttgtacaatacatagcttttagatgtatgtactattggtatatacactccaatgatcagatcttagtagcccatgtgagtcacctaacacatgtgggaac includes these proteins:
- the LOC139853880 gene encoding uncharacterized protein, with the protein product MWNDLNDILKYDGAMWALFGDFNEVRFSSERKNTEFCERRAKLFNDFIKDNSLLDLPLGGRTYTQISDNDGDIDFGPKPEKVFDEWLMHEDSFDIIKTTWNKSTNNSKPDCIFRDKRELVKQELKRWYSTSHGKLKTDIEELTCVVNDWEKKAETSDLNDEEYNKWMKDKENLLPKEKSQLEMLKQKSRFKWALEGDENSKFFHSYIRRRN